Genomic segment of Nilaparvata lugens isolate BPH chromosome 6, ASM1435652v1, whole genome shotgun sequence:
GTGGACCTTCCAATACGTTTCATTCTTGGAACAAACAACTGCACCGGGAAAGGGGATCAATTGACCTCTCTGAAAAGTTTAGAAAAGGTCAGGGGGTTTTAAGATTTAGGATCAGGGTCTGAGAGGAGTTATTACATATTATATTGTGTATTCCATGTAAGCTACTGTAACCTTCTTCTGTACCATTTTTTCAGTATCCCCGTATTCTATATAATTGTATAGATGCTTCGTGgaatccaataatttcataatagtaCTGTACTAAGAACtcaattgttcagaaagatctCCAGACTACCTTCCTACctcttattctattttttaaacaGATATGAATCAATAGCTTGGAATtaataatgcatgcaatgacgttattctattcattgttcatttatttattaatatgttcacaatcacaaatcatgcATTAATGATTGAGAGAGAACGACAGGGGTAGCCCGGAACCGTAAtggttataataataacaacatagttaatcattgaattatattattaaacaagAGTTAAAATGCATGAATGGTGCCCCTTCTAAAGATCATCTATGCAACCCGCACTACTAACACGACTATAATAATAACCtagttaataatttaattccaaAATTAAACGGGAGTTTGAAATGCATGAATGGTGCCCCTTCTAAAGGTCATCTATGCAACCCGTACTACACAACCTCGGTACGGTCAATTTGACCTTGAAGTTGTTGAGTCATACTTTCTCTCTCGAACCCCCACTCTTCTCATATTCTATCCTTGTTCAACACGTGTCAAGCGGGTAGCCTACTCCAGccttgaatcaaataatataatagtaccatagagaaacaatagcctaagtagatatcccatggtatagggcgtttatgtcgcaacttttactgttatctcaagccgattactgttgattattatcgaatttcactgttttgttggggtgagagtgtatgaacggcacaatatgagtgACTatcagtgtcacacagcttcacgggaaagaattacatgagcTAGCGGCTTGaggtaacagtaaaagttacgacataaacgccctataccatgggatatttacttatgctattgtttctctatgatagtactgAAGGTCCATTTTCACTCATTCATTTTAATAGTTTATTCTTATTTCTTGATTGATTACGTGGGTTTTGGAATCCTTGATTTTCGGCAAATGCACGAACAGATTAaagattgataattattatttaattacagGAGAAACCGCTGGATGCGAACAGATATGCAACAAAAAAGACAATCGCGCAGGGCATGCTGGATATTGCTCTGCTGACTGCAAATGCCAGCCAACTCAAGTATATTCTACAAGTCGGACACAAACATGAGTTCTACACACTCATGCTGGGACTTATCACAACTTCCATCATACTACAGGTATgcaaattgatagatttctcaaattataaaaaactccattcacaataaaaaatagttCCGTACCCCgaaacatataataataatctgtTTCAAACTTTCAACTCTAGATGGTTCAGTAACGACGAGAAAAACCTGAGAAATTGTTTGAAATTGCAGCAACCTAATGACAGCCGAGCTTTCTCTCGCtagttttctagtttttctcCTGACAGAACCGTCTAAAAGTCTGATTATGCACTACGGTCTAATTAAAAGAGCTTCTGACTTGGAGGGATACGCGAAGCAGAGAGATGGAGGGAGATGGAGAACCAGTTCAGCAAagtacagtgatgaatagagtcataGAAAGAAGCGCGGTTGCCAAGTTGACGACCAGGCACAGTCGATGCAGTGCTTTCAGAGAGAGGAAACTAGGTAGTTCCTTCAATTCAAATACAGGACTATATCCACCATCTCGGTTCGAACGGAGGTAGATCAGATATTAGTTCAAGCCCGGAATGAAACTAATTGTAATTAATGTAATCATATCTTCATATAATCGTCGATCAGCGTTAAACGTAGCTAGCTAATCAAATATGGCCTCAATTTTTGGCTACAAACATGTAGAGCTGTCTTCATGTGGGATAAGAGATTGATTAAAGCTTCCCGTTGATTGATACTGATTACAACTACACAATCCATGAATATCAATCAATCTGCAATCAATCTCTTCTCCTTCGTTTGACGCAACGTCAAAAAATATCAACGATTAAGAAACGTTGTCAATGTTATAAAATGTCTTCTTACACTCATCAACCTAAGAATTACTCATCTTTTGGTTTCAAATACTGGTTGCAAAACTTCTACTTTATTGGATGAGACGAATTATGTACTGTAGGTATTGAAATACCAAGAGAGTTTCACAGTAACTGGAAAAAACTTCTAGtgaagttataataataattctcttTTCTACCTTGAAGCCAGACCTGAATGAAATAttactattgaatattgaaacatTCCTATCAAAATGTTTACTGAAGACTCGACTAGAGGTATAACGTTCTTGTCACACAAGCAtcctgaaaaaaatattcaagttattttgaacGGTTATAATAATATCGAAAAGTGGGGATTCCAAActgttgtattttttatcatAGCTATATTGTTTTACTAGCACATGACAATCTGATGTTTGCATTGAGTTTTTTATTGCAAGTAATGATTAATCACATAGTAGACCTACATGATAATCAAATTTCTTGAATAGATTTATCACTCAACTCCACATACGCCAACACTGAAAGCGTTTTTGAAGGCATTACAATTttgaaactttttcaatttattattctattcactCATTTCTACTCACAtcatttttattctcatttttccAAGTCTATTTTGTACCACGGTATACGTTATACTATTCTCACTCATCTATAAGTATGAATGGCAAATAAATAAGTATAAGTAAATAcaatgtaatattatattaactcTAAAAATCGTACAGgcttgaaataaaaacacttcacttatatgggctacgtttgtacaaattaataaaaaccttgtcaacttgaaaatgatctGATTTATGGTCGTAACTAGTCGTTGTTGAAATAttctaaagttttcaataataaagggtactacaaggtttttatattgcttttattaGGCTATAATACTCTTTCTATAGTTGTAGAGTAAACTTCTTtgtatatattcataatatgtGAGTTTACGTATACATTAATTCAACCTCAATACAGTATTAAGTTtcacaaaatttatttatttattcatcatttacaatcaacttaaggacaaagaaacagactacagtacAAAAcgtcttttcatcccaatttcacaaaatatattcatcTGTATAATAAATCCATTTGAGTATGCAAGTACCTCTTATTCTGTTTAGTTCTTAATATGAATTAGACATTAGGATAGAATAAAAAACTTAGTTCTTTTTTCTGTGACGTTAGGTACCGGTAGTTCGATATTAGATCTAGATCTAGTAATAACACTCCTGTATAGGCCTACTAATCTAATAGTTGGAGATTTTTCTGTTTATAAAAGGCTGATATTAAAGAAATTAACAATGTATATTCAAAAACATTCTTGTAAATCAAGGTTGAGTGATGTTTTTAAGAATGTCTTGAAATAGTTTTgttaatgataatttattatgaagtCCCTGTAAGACACTAAACACCTCCATTGGGTTCTGCCTTTCTACCCCTACAAAATTATATGTCGCTTGTTATATGACGGTTGAAAACATCTGTCACTCTTATAATACTATAACTTCAGTATTACTATACTAATACAATAATACTATTATGAGGCTCACTTTAAAatattgtcagcattccttataaataacccAATActttctattgataatcaatgctgacatttgaaaatgaatccAACTATTATACAGGGACCGGCATATTAAACTGACGATTTTGTAGTAATTGTTATGTTTGAaccactgtcattgaaaagACGAGAATGTTGTGCATCGACAGGTATATTCTTGCCATTTCAGTAGCCAGTATGTCGTGGTCAAGTGAACATCAAGCGATTgtgattgaagcttattttaaaaataatgactcAGTTATTTGAACacagcgtttatgtcgcagagatttcaataatttaaatcgaCACGCGCCAGTTTCCAGTAGGAATACGATCTTGTTGTGGGTAAAGGATTTCAGGAACACGTTATCCGCTTTAAAAACGAAACCAACAGGACGAAAACGAACCGTGACAACACCTGAAAAACACCTGAGTAGCTGTTACACGGTCTCCACGACGTTCAGCAGCGAAACATGATGTTGCGCTAGCCATTTCTTATCGAAGTGTACGACGAATTCTTCATTCCGATCTAAAATTCTATCCGTATAAGATAATTTAAGTGCAACAACTTAATGCGAATTATTGGACACATTGCAAAGCCGCTTGCGAGTTCTTTCTCGAAAATGTCCACCAGGATTCccttattctttcaagtgacgAGGAACATTTTCgggatttgtgaataaacaaaattaccgTTATTGAGCAGCCAATAATCCACAGAACTCAAGGAAGTCATTCAACGAGAAATTGAAGCAATTCCACAAGTGATGATTGAGCGAGCAATggcaaattttagaattaggtcaagtgagtgagtgaaaagtaacggaaatcatttggatgacataatctacaaataaaaaactttgtgagtaatctatgtaattcactataaattgcaaaatttgatctttaatttgatatattataattatgattcaattgTACGAAACACACTTTAGTTGATATCCCTCAAAAATCGTCAGGTTTTTAAGCCGAACTCTGTAGAATAGGCATTCCTCCAATTATCCCACAAACGCATAAAATACCTTGACATTGATTCGTTATCCAATAAATGATTGAACGATTACCGAACAAATAATTACTGACTTGGTGACCTTTGATTCTTCTCAATTATTTACGCAGCTCTTTTCATCTTGATCTGGAAAATGACAGACTGCTGATGCCTGCCCGACCTTGAAGGTTGTTGATAGATTGATAACAATTATTGTCCTCGGAAATCGGGAGTGTCGCTTTCTGAATTGATTATTCATGGATCACTGCCCTTTCAAACTACCGTCATAATATCCTGATATGAGATTgaatgttaaggtgcgtacagatttacgcgccgtgaacacgagaaattcacttctaatcagctgatgccaagctttttattctgtagcttaccgtttctgtacaaatacagatataatcagctgatgaaaaatgaattgctcgtgtttgcggcgcgtaaatctgtacgcaccttcacatATAGAACTCGACTGAACTTGATTATGAATGGTCATATTTTGATGAACAGTTGTCAATAATTCTAGTCAAgcaatatcctattatattaagcgagcaatttctgtatatcggtttatatttttacatctggtcgttatatggttatttatgttcaacggatctcgaaaacggctctgacgattttcacgaaatttggaatatagtaggtttatgatatcaagattcgattgcactaggtctcatccctgggaaaactcgctgaaggacattaaaaggatcattcatccttggctgaaacagctgtggatagtaaaaaagtgagtgagcgagtgagtatgtgagaaatcaaaatatcgcatcctcaaaattcataagatgacgtatagccagctgtgaaatataaatacgatcattttagagaattgtgttatgtttatcaatgaataaaaataacgagcgaagctcggtgccccgatattgtgcACTAATCAGAGCAATGCTAGATTCATGAACTGTTTCAACGATTCTGATTGGTGTTGCATTCTATCAACCTGGATTTCAAAGATGTGTGTTGCCAAAACGCGCGACGAGTAGGCCTACCGGTCCTATTACATTCTTTATGAGATACAAACTCAtatctttattcaaataatttcttgaaaatataaCATGTCAGTCATAACAACATCACTATCGCCATTTCATGATATAACTTAGTCAGCTAGGCTATACAGTTCTATTCATCTGTATTTCAAAGATCACATGTGCCAGCAAAAGCATGCGATGACTATTGATTCCTTGATTAGATAGACTCGTTCGTATTTGACTCATGATGGCTGTTGATTTCTTTTTATGATCGAGGTCATAATTCTTTTAATCTTCTCTGTGCCGGTTGCACCTGttgaatttcaaccgtgattaataatattccaagagaaccaatcacagaggAATgctatttttgaaaagaaggtttctctgattggttctcttggaattaatcgcggctaaaatttaacaggcttttgtgcaaccggcattcCATCTTCTTTATGATCAAATTCAAACTCATTTGTTTTAGAAGAATGGTTATTGTTGTTTTCTTGATGAGATAATGCTCGTTTGCATTAAACTCATATAGGGTgactgtttttactttccttgccctattaccataggtaaggaaagtattgctttccgaaaaaaattaaggtaccccaatttgtaaatttctatacgttgcaaggtcccctgagtccaaaaaagtggtttttgggtattggtctgtgtgtgtgtgtgtgtgtgtgtggtgtgtgtgtgtgtgtgtgtgtgtgtgtgtgtgtgtgtgtgtgtgtgtgtgtgtgtgtgtgtgtatgtgtgtatgtgcgtctgtgtacaagatatctcatctcccaattaagggaatgacttgaaatttgtaacttaaggtccttacaatataaggatccgacacgaacaatttcgatcaaattcaataaaagatggcggcgaaaatgttgtcaaaaacagggtttttcgcgattttctcgaaaacggctccaacgattttgatcaaattcatacctcaatattagtcattgataagttctatcaactgccataagtcccatatctgtaaaaatttcaggagctccgccccatctaggcaaagtttgattttagattcccaattatcaggcttcaggtacaatttaaacaaaaaaattcaagtggaaaagattgagcatgaaaatctctacaattgaagttcagtaaaattttcacctgaaattgaaaataagctcgaaattcgggaaaatgtgattatttcaattgcaaactgttgacaactgttgattctatttaatcattcactatgaagagatagcagagctCGTGTGTCtatagcgttattgtcctgtcaccagctggctcagatctttgaatagtagtaggctagacttgagatgcgcgggagcactagcgtcaggtgatcaattttcataacggcaaggaaagttgtgtgagtgcgccacaccagattttttcttgaTGACTCATTTGCATGGCTACTTCTGATTTGTTGATGAGATGAATCAGTTTGCATTAGACTGTTGAGATGAACAACTGATTTGCTGTTTGCTGATTGCTGATGCTTTTGGGTGCAGGTTCTGATGGGCGTGATGTTCCTTTCGCTGCACCTGATGCGTGACTGCAGGTTGCACCTGGTTGAATACAAGGTGTCCTGTCTGTTGGTCAACCACATTACAATGGCCGGCTCGTTTGCTGTCTCAGCACTAAATCTGCTCATCAGCGCTTTCGACCCGGGTCTCGGTGGTCTAGTGCCGCAGGGGGTTGACTTCTAGGATGTTTACTTCTAGCGCGAGGGGTGTCATCTCTTCTAGTTTTCTCACTGCTTGTTTagataaaaaaaagaataataagtgTCGACTTGTAATATAACTTAGTCAGCTAGGCTATACAGTTCTATTCATCTGTATTTCAAAGATGACATGTGCCAGCAAAAGTATGCGATGACTATTGATTCCTTGATTAGATATAGACTCGTTCGTATTTGACTCATGATGGCTGTTGATTTCTTTTTATGATCGAGGTCATATAGTCATAATTCTTTTAATCTTCTCTGTGCCGGTTGCACCTGttgaatttcaaccgtgattaataattacaagagaaccaatcacagaggAATgctatttttgaaaagaaggtttctctgattggttctcttggaattaatcgcggctaaaatttaacaggctcttgtgcaaccggcattCCATCTTCTTTATGATCAAATTCAAACTCATTTGTTTTAGAAGAATGGTTATTGTTGTTTTCTTGATGAGATAATGCTCGTTTGCATTAAACTCATATAGGGTgactgtttttactttccttgccctattaccataggtaaggaaagtattgctttccgaaaaaattaaggtaccccaatttgtaaatttctatacgttgcaaggtcccctgagtccaaaaaagtggtttttgggtattggtctgtgtgtgtgtgtatgtgtgtgtgtgtgtgtgtgtgtgtgtgtgtgtgtgtgtatgtgtgtatgtgcgtctgtgtacaagatatctcatctcccaattaagggaatgacttgaaatttgtaacttaaggtccttacaatataaggatccgacacgaacaattcgatcaaattcaataaaagatggcggcgaaaatgttgtcaaaacagggtttttcgcgattttctcgaaaacggctccaacgattttgatcaaattcatacctcaatattagtcattgataagttctatcaactgccataagtcccatatctgtaaaaatttcaggagctccgccccatctaggcaaagtttgattttagattcccaattatcaggcttcaggtacaatttaaacaaaaaaattcaagtggaaaagattgagcatgaaaatctctacaattgaagttcagtaaaattttcacctgaaattgaaaataagctcgaaattcgggaaaatgtgattatttcaattgcaaactgttgacaactgttgattctatttaatcattcactatgaagagatagcagagctCGTGTGTCtatagcgttattgtcctgtcaccagctggctcagatctttgaatagtagtaggctagacttgagatgcgcgggagcactagcgtcaggtgatcaattttcataacggcaaggaaagttgtgtgagtgcgccacaccagatttttcttgatGACTCATTTGCATGGCTACTTCTGATTTGTTGATGAGATGAATCAGTTTGCATTAGACTGTTGAGATGAACAACTGATTTGCTGTTTGCTGATTGCTGATGCTTTTGGGTGCAGGTTCTGATGGGCGTGATGTTCCTTTCGCTGCACCTGATGCGTGACTGCAGGTTGCACCTGGTTGAATACAAGGTGTCCTGTCTGTTGGTCAACCACATTACAATGGCCGGCTCGTTTGCTGTCTCAGCACTAAATCTGCTCATCAGCGCTTTCGACCCGGGTCTCGGTGGTCTAGTGCCGCAGGGGGTTGACTTCTAGGATGTTTACTTCTAGCGCGAGGGGTGTCATCTCTTCTAGTTTTCTCACTGCTTGTTTagataaaaaaaagaataataagtgTCGACTTGTAATATAATTGTACTGTATTTCTCACTGCTCATCCagattcaaaatgtataattgtgGGCTTGTAATGTTATGTCTATCATCAGAGTTAGGATTTCGATTTGACTAATTTatatattgatttgatttgttgatagttggttgattgattgattagataACAAGTTGAGTCGTTCACTGTCTAGATTAAAAAAATGGATTTGTAGTGGTATTCATATCAGAATTATCAAGCATGTTGTAGACttgattgattcattaaaattggttgaaaaaagaaaaatttgagTCTGGGATATCACCCTCTGAATAATTGTGGGCTTATAATGTTATTTCTATCATCAGAATTATCTAGGATTTTGACTTGACTGATTTATATATTGATTTGGTTTGTTGATTGAGTTGGTTAattgattgtctgattgatTAGATCGATTGGAAAAACCTTAAAAAGTTTTACCTTAAAGAGTCGTTCACTGtctagatttaaaaaaaatttggaTTTGTAGTGGTATCTATATCAGAATTATCGAGCTTGTCGTagacttgattgattgattgattatgattggttgaaaaaaaaTGAGTCTCTTAGGGATGTCAACCTATAGTTTCCCCACTATAGGCtgctaaattcaaaataaacaatGTGGACTTGTGGTATCTAAAATCAGAGTTATAAAGCATGTGGACTTGATTGCAAGATAGAttgaaaaagtaagaaaatattgagtCTTTTAGTGATGTCGCTCTCTAGTTTCCTCATTATACTCACTATACTGTttatatacaaaataaataactctgttgtagttcaggcactgtgttacttgtaaatatttgaaaaaaacacttacttttgttggagtattgaggaatgcacttcactcctgaagaggagcttcatcagcctcaaTCAGGctaaatatttacaagtaacacagtgtcagaactacaacaaagttattatatagtgtttcgtcatgaaaagcaacatcaattacaaaataaataattgtggaCATCTGCTATAGTTCTATCTAACATCATAATTATCAAGGATATACACGGATTTTTACTAACTGCGACACTCAGTCTCCTTGTTATttggaaataaatattaatgtagaAAGTATAAATACTAGAAGATATCTATCACAAGGATAATCAAGGATGTATATGCTATTACAAGGAAATATTAATGTAGAAAGTATAAATACTAGAAGATATCTATCACAAGGATAATCAAGGATGTATATGCTATTGGACTTTAGACTATTATTGGCTATAACTCATATAACCTACAGTTATTTTCCTTTATAAATAACTATATAGAAAAGTAGAAGGTATATCCTCTTGTTTTGTACCAGTCACTATaaggacaaggaaagttgtgtgagtgcgccacaccagatttttcttgatGACTCATTTGCATGGCTACTTCTGATTTGTTGATGAGATGAATCAGTTTGCATTAGACTGTTGAGATGAACA
This window contains:
- the LOC111060558 gene encoding ninjurin-2 isoform X2, with amino-acid sequence MVSRLRRILGNMSSISPEEKPLDANRYATKKTIAQGMLDIALLTANASQLKYILQVGHKHEFYTLMLGLITTSIILQVLMGVMFLSLHLMRDCRLHLVEYKVSCLLVNHITMAGSFAVSALNLLISAFDPGLGGLVPQGVDF